A single region of the Mercenaria mercenaria strain notata chromosome 6, MADL_Memer_1, whole genome shotgun sequence genome encodes:
- the LOC123549048 gene encoding uncharacterized protein LOC123549048 → MSTNRNISTLPLDALRSVTPQKKQSTQQTFNRSPATCNGQRSYRTNSIGANNLQLYTENKKLRRCLRLFLENSDLKTMNVLSSVMSMCDDKLRNFLTDKLTETHTRTTATGTSTTSDYLSSAKRIKQLNENTVLSNSYGKSFQDIDLNDLRNSTLQTSTFRSTKSSPRPEYSPALSAGSLRPPMRFGVGKSPYEKSPGKSKIGSSFHPNSQLSGGKDLPSRNKYNIRSTSRERETQADDTFGRSQLKKGVYKRPTSAPSMRLKSVFESPEFQRIKESAFSPVKTEKHCKECGVQISPTTCFCHSPWAENDTGAITIPDIGKEMPPPKYIKPARIRENETSVSNYPTAQHLLYDSVAANLDSFFDSDQSKLPTTATERSGKRHLAKSVNFTVAPQNCSIKSQYTKNVGRDENTLAEAKEAYNRGTQTSFVNNTKGSRKDRQQTAYDSERQSTGTGPNSLQCSSFQQSVSTQMPSAGSQWDDFGRVGLPQAASTPLRPTIQNRATQRQDREFNDISRGVTNNPTVGYEPSEQCECSAETTVLPYDNEEELQRYELSGNRDIGHNKTTVHKKNPEIRDTNITVEQRSPKANRISTVLLADIMGIKGRGATEKAKYIIHRPVDILTGYYPVISEEVGMILAMTKPNKRLIGEIAFQLDRRILEFVFARTNDRHCSTKRSRYYGYSVASIMLLIAKEVRHADHDPGVDLNLRMRLEYILETLQRLSYDFERHSEFTQDMVNKYGLLNGTPEPGTIEDIGLHEPAVLRVLLHQLAEDEQELEEMLIILDCLHYMAHKDKGPLFIW, encoded by the exons ATGTCAACAAATCGGAACATTTCCACTCTTCCTTTGGATGCACTTCGCTCAGTTACTCCACAAAAGAAACAGTCGACACAGCAAACCTTTAACCGATCACCCGCAACCTGCAACGGCCAGAGAAGTTACCGCACAAACAGCATTGGCGCAAACAATCTGCAGTTATACACCGAGAATAAAAAGTTACGCCGTTGCCTGCGATTGTTTTTAGAGAATTCGGATCTTAAAACAATGAACGTGTTATCTTCTGTCATGTCTATGTGTGATGACAAGCTTAGAAACTTCTTAACAG aCAAGCTTACAGAAACTCATACAAGGACTACCGCAACAGGCACCAGTACAACGTCTGACTACCTATCGTCAGCTAAGAGAATcaaacaactgaatgaaaacacagTACTTTCTAATAGTTACGGGAAATCGTTTCAAGACATTGATTTAAATGATCTACGCAATAGCACCTTACAAACGTCAACGTTCCGTTCTACGAAATCATCTCCTCGGCCGGAATACTCTCCTGCACTTTCAGCTGGATCACTACGTCCGCCAATGAGGTTCGGCGTGGGAAAAAGTCCTTACGAAAAATCGCCAGGAAAGTCCAAGATCGGGAGTTCTTTTCATCCAAATTCACAGCTTTCCGGAGGAAAAGACTTACCCTCTCGTAACAAATACAACATACGAAGTACatcaagagagagagagactcAAGCAGACGACACTTTTGGCAGAAGTCAATTGAAAAAAGGCGTTTACAAGCGTCCAACTAGCGCTCCGTCCATGCGGTTGAAAAGTGTATTTGAAAGTCCAGAATTTCAGAGAATCAAAGAAAGTGCCTTTTCGCCTGTGAAAACTGAAAAACATTGCAAAGAATGCGGTGTGCAGATATCACCGACGACGTGTTTCTGTCATTCACCGTGGGCTGAAAACGATACAGGAGCCATTACCATACCGGACATTGGTAAGGAAATGCCGCCGCCTAAATATATAAAGCCTGCTAGAATTAGAGAAAATGAAACATCAGTTAGTAATTACCCTACAGCACAGCATTTACTGTATGACAGTGTCGCTGCTAACCTTGACAGCTTTTTTGACAGTGACCAGTCAAAACTGCCGACCACTGCGACTGAAAGGTCTGGAAAGCGTCATCTTGCAAAATCTGTAAACTTTACCGTAGCACCCCAAAACTGTTCGATCAAATCTCAATATACCAAAAATGTCGGACGAGATGAAAATACTCTGGCTGAAGCAAAAGAAGCGTATAACCGGGGCACGCAGACTTCCTTTGTCAACAATACAAAAGGCAGTAGAAAGGATAGACAACAAACAGCCTACGATTCGGAAAGACAGTCTACTGGTACTGGCCCAAACAGTCTCCAATGTAGTTCATTTCAGCAGAGCGTCTCTACACAAATGCCTTCAGCAGGTAGTCAATGGGACGATTTCGGAAGGGTCGGTTTGCCGCAAGCAGCATCTACACCTTTGCGACCAACGATCCAAAATCGTGCCACTCAAAGACAAG ACAGGGAATTCAACGATATTTCTCGGGGTGTGACAAATAACCCTACTGTCGGATATGAACCAAGTGAACAATGCGAATGCAGTGCAGAGACCACAGTATTGCCTTACGACAATGAAGAAGAATTGCAGAGGTATGAGTTGTCAGGCAACAGGGACATTGGGCATAACAAAACGACGGTACACAAGAAAAACCCCGAAATACGTGATACAAATATCACAGTGGAGCAGAGATCACCAAAAG cgAACAGAATTTCGACTGTATTACTGGCTGACATCATGGGTATCAAAGGTAGAGGAGCAACTGAAAAGG CGAAGTACATAATTCACCGTCCGGTTGATATTCTGACTGGTTACTACCCAGTTATTTCCGAGGAAGTCGGAATGATCCTGGCAATGACAAAACCAAACAAGCGTCTGATAGGAGAAATAGCATTCCAGCTGGACAGACGGATACTCGAGTTTGTGTTCGCCAGGACAAATGATAGACACTGTAGTACAAAGCGATCTCG ttactaTGGCTACAGTGTTGCAAGTATCATGCTGCTGATTGCGAAAGAGGTTCGACACGCCGACCATGACCCGGGAGTAGATTTAAATCTCAGAATGAGACTGGAATATATTCTTGAGACTTTGCAGCGCCTTAGTTACGACTTTGAACGCCATTCAGAGTTCACGCAAGATATGGTCAACAAATATGGGCTCTTGAACGGCACCCCAGAGCCTGGTACTATAGAGGATATTGGCCTCCATGAGCCAGCGGTGTTGAGAGTGTTGTTACATCAGCTTGCAGAAGACGAACAGGAACTTGAAGAGATGCTTATAATCCTTGATTGCCTCCATTATATGGCTCATAAAGATAAAGGGCCATTATTTATTTGGTGA